The sequence below is a genomic window from Synechococcus sp. UW179A.
GCAGAACCGTCAGGAGTGGTTTCCGAAGCAGATCAACAGCGCTTCCCCCCAGCTGGAAGCATCGTTGATGTGGTCATCATGCAGGTGCTTCATTTTTTCCGCCTGCATTCTCATCATGGTGGCCTGGGTGAACACGTGCCCCTTTTCCTTGGCCAGGTTCACCACATGCATGGGAGTCGCGGCCTGACGCACCTGTTCGCGGACCTGGGAATCAGACTGCGTCAGGTTTACGAAAGAGGCGAGAGCGGACTCGGACACGGCGATTTGGCGTTTCCAAAAGATTAGGTGGATTTCTGGCGGGCACGCCACAGGTTCACAGCACCGATGGAAATCATCAGCAGCCCCAGATCCATGGAGAGGGGAGGAAGAATCATCGTCTCGTTTCAGAATCAGTCGACCTTAGGGAGTGGTCATCCGCAGTGAGGCTGCTCAGGAAGCAGGCGGCCTCCTAAAATGCAGAAACGTTTTGCGGGTCAATGCCGGCGCATGATTGAAACCTCGGGTGTGATCGAGAAGGAACAGGGCAACGGGTTTTACCTGGTGACCCTGGAACAGCCCGCAGGTCATCAATGCCTCTGCCGCGCAGCGGGCAAACTCACCAAGTTCCGAATCAAGCTGCTGGCTGGAGACAAAGTGCTTGTGGAAATCAGCCCTTACGACCTGACTCGTGGCCGGATCACCTACAGGGAGCGCAACGCTGGAGCCCCCGGAGGTCGTCCCGGTGGTAACCGTCCTGGTGGCCCTCGTCGCCGTTAAGGCTCAGGCTTCGGTAAGCACCGAGCGGATTGAGTCCATGAACTCACTGCGTTGTTTTACCCCACGCCATTGCTGCTTCAGTTGCTTAGCGAAAAACAGCTGAACTGTGGGTGTGCCATTGACTCCAGCCTGCTGAGCAATCTCCTGATCGGTTTCGATATCGATCTCAATTCCCTGGGCTTCTCCGTGGAGTTCATCCAGCACTCGCTGGAGCTGGGGCTTGAGCACGTGGCAGGGGCCACAACTTGGGGAGGTGTAGACCACCAGCAATGGCCTGTTGCTGTCGTGATAAAGCTTTCTCAAGGCATAGCTGCCCTTCTGCCAGAGCGCGTTTGAGTTGTAAGTCGCTTCAGTTGTTTCAGCTGTGCTCTGCGGCGTCTCTGCCTTGACTGGCTCAGAGTGATCTCGGCTCACCAGTGTGGCCAGATGGTGATGACTGAGCCATCGTTCGGCAGCGAGGGCGGCCTGGCAGCCGCTGCCAGCGGCTGTGACTCCCTGACGCCATTCGCCATCAGCAACGTCGCCTGCTGCGAAAACACCCTCCATGGAGGTCTCGGGACGACCCGCTTGGGTGATCAAATAACCGATTGGATCGCAGTCGAGCTGGTCGCGAACAAGCTCTGTGTTGGGTGTATGTCCGATGGCATAAAACATGCCCCGAACAGCCAGCTCCTCATCGAGACCGCTGTCACGCCGATGCAAGTTGAGGCTGCTCAGCCAGTTGTCACCTCGAACGTCACTCACTTGAGTGTTCCAGTGCACGCTGATCTGAGGATTGGCCAGAACGCGATCACGCATGGCTGCACTGGCGCGCAAACGGTCTGAG
It includes:
- a CDS encoding Nif11-like leader peptide family natural product precursor — its product is MSESALASFVNLTQSDSQVREQVRQAATPMHVVNLAKEKGHVFTQATMMRMQAEKMKHLHDDHINDASSWGEALLICFGNHS
- the infA gene encoding translation initiation factor IF-1; this encodes MIETSGVIEKEQGNGFYLVTLEQPAGHQCLCRAAGKLTKFRIKLLAGDKVLVEISPYDLTRGRITYRERNAGAPGGRPGGNRPGGPRRR
- the trxB gene encoding thioredoxin-disulfide reductase — translated: MAVENLVIVGSGPAGYTAAIYAARANLNPLLITGFQTGGIPGGQLMTTTHVENFPGFPDGVLGPDLMDLMKAQATRWGTRLLEADADRIDLSQRPYRIEVEGLIVESQSVIIATGARANRLGLPNEERFWSKGISACAICDGATPQFRNEQLAVVGGGDSACEEAVYLTKYGSHVHLLVRSDRLRASAAMRDRVLANPQISVHWNTQVSDVRGDNWLSSLNLHRRDSGLDEELAVRGMFYAIGHTPNTELVRDQLDCDPIGYLITQAGRPETSMEGVFAAGDVADGEWRQGVTAAGSGCQAALAAERWLSHHHLATLVSRDHSEPVKAETPQSTAETTEATYNSNALWQKGSYALRKLYHDSNRPLLVVYTSPSCGPCHVLKPQLQRVLDELHGEAQGIEIDIETDQEIAQQAGVNGTPTVQLFFAKQLKQQWRGVKQRSEFMDSIRSVLTEA